The Podarcis muralis chromosome 14, rPodMur119.hap1.1, whole genome shotgun sequence nucleotide sequence ggctgcactgactggcagccaatgctggggtttcagacagggtcttCTCGCAGCCTGACCTGGGGGTtggactttctgcatacaaaagcAGGTGCACTGTCACTGAGCTGACATGGTCCTTTCCTACCAGGGCTGGCATAGatattaggcagggtgaggctgCCTCATAGCCCCCAGGGTGGCAGGGCGGGGCActgcagctggaggcagcagggcAGGGTGGCATTTTCCATTTTGCCTCAAGTGACTAAATGAGACACGCCATCCCTGTTCCCCATTGCACTGTTCAACCAGGTgcttttgggctacaacttccactCTCCCCAGTTAGCTTAGCTAGTGGTCAGAgaggctgatggcagctgtaggtccaaaaatatctggagactGAAAATTGAAAAATGCTGTTCTGGAGCAGGGGCTTGCAAACTGGTCAGAGGCTCTTCATTCATGTCACTGTGGCATGTCTACTTTAACTGTTCATATCGATTTTTAACCATAATTTAATTGcttgtttcatttgtttgtgtTCTTCGTATTTTTTTGTATTGCTAtcaatctgtttgtttgtttgtttgtttgtagtttgatttatataccacccttcatctcagAGCAGAATAAACCGCGGaataaaatcatacagcatctgaCAATAgagcattacaattgctacagaaGGTGGAAAAATCATTAAGCAGTCTGGGTGGGGGGAACAGAGAATAGAGGAAGCTCACCTGGCCTCACAGTTCAAGGTCAAGACCTGTAAGATGAGTTCTGTGACTGGATTAGACCAAAAGCCCATCTTGTCACGCAACACAACACAGGAAAGTGCCTTAgtactttggtccatctagctcagtattattcaCTGGCAACAACTCTTCagatttcccagccctacctggagataccaaggaTTGAACACCTGAATgtaaagcaggtgttctaccagaACTGTGGCCCTTCTCATCCTATAGTAGCCTCAATGCCTTCTGTGGGAGCGAATTCCGTAGCTTAACTGTGTGCTGCATGAACAATTTTCCTTCTGTTTGTCTTGAATCTCcctacattcagcttcattggatgacctgTTTGGTTATCACTGtctgctttctccacaccatgtgtAATTTCCTACTACTatattgtaaacaaaatctgcccttattcctttatggggtacacaagagcccttatagagtcctttgtaggttctccattggtaggagaaaataaaaggccaaccagagaatattgagaagcaaagcatctagtaagcctgatctttattaaagctgttgcagcagggtgctcccctcacaagcaggagagaggaggaggaccccgaccaatggcgtgcaaggccttatatagccattttgaaattccctgccctggagctcaaaaCCATCCCTTCATACATCATACCtaaatcacagaaaaggcggtctacaacagaaatttgaatgctgttctgccaggttatctgacaatgccttatctgattgcctttcctggtagtctggccattcctttgataTGGTAAttacttaattcctgagacaatgggaaggttttttcaccaccttcctccttgcagagaaacacttggtcagcttgggagtcaaaatggtttaaggacggtcttcctgtgccgcttcagacatgtggtttatgtgtttatgtatgtgtttccttggtgcatttatgaacatatacctctaagaccttaaaattcttataacaatatcATGCCTCCCATTATCACCTTTTTTCAAAATGCTGTAACCTATCCTCACAAGGGAGTTGCTTTAgcaccttgatcattttggttgcccttttctctaCAGTTTTTCTAAGATGCAGGAACCAAAACAACCTCACAGTACAAGTTCAGCTGTACCACATTTGTATGAAGATGTTACAATATAGGCAATTTTATTTTTGGCCCCTTTCCTAACAGGTTCTCTTTGGTGAAGGACTTGTGCATGATCATCACAAAAAGCAAGCCCACATGTACAGGGCTTTCTTGGGAATGATCAGCGGGGGCCTCTGACATGCTCTACTGATGTGGAGCTGCAAGCACCAGGGGAGGGGGTTTCCTAGATTAAATTGACTGGGCTCTGCAGCTGCTGTAGTGTCCTTGCTTGCTCTGGGTTCAATGCTGCTTGCTCTTATGCCACCAGGGCTTGCTGGACATGATGATTGCGGAGGAGGAGAACCTCAAAGAGCGTCTCCTGAAGAGCATTGCAGTGTGTCGCAAGGAATTGGTGATCCTCTGCAAGGAGCTACAATTGGCTCCTTTCGAGGTGAGACTGTGGGCTGGCGAATGTGGCTCAGACGCCGTCTCTTAGAGGGTGGTCCTGCTGAGCTCAGGAGGACTGTTTTTCTCACAGGAGGACGAGGAGACCACCATCCTGCAGCTAGAGAAGGACCTGCGCACCCGTGTGGAAGTAATGCTGAAGCAAAAGCGGGAGAGAAAGCAGGAGCTGAAGGTGCTGCAGGAGCGAGACCGGGAGATGTGTGACCTGCTTTGCACAGCTCCCTATGACATTGACAGTGAGGCTGTGCCCAGCTTGGCGGAGCTGGACCACTTCCGGCGCCACTTGGCAGGACTAGCAACTGAAAAGGTGGGCACACTTTGTGTGTGCATGAGCGAAGGGGGGGAGGCTGAGGTTGGGGCTTGATGGGTAATGTCCTGCTTTGTCCTGCTCCTCCAGGAGCGCCGGCAGAAGGAGTTCCTTGACACCAAGAGGCAGATCATCCTGTGCATGGAGGAGCTGGAGCACACCCCTGACACCAGCTTTGAGCGAGATGTCGTGTGTGAGGAGGAGGACGCCTTCTGTCTCTCGGAGGACAACATTGCTGCCCTGAAGGATCTCTTGCAGCAGGTCAGAGGGTGGGGTCTGGGAGAAGGATCTGGGGGGCCTTGCCTGTGACATCCCATCTCTTCTGCTGCTTTAGTTTGGCTCAGACTGGCCTTTCTGTCCCTAGCTTGAGAGCAGGAGAGCTCAGAAGGAAGCCTTGTGCCAAGAGCTGCGTTCCAGGATTCGGGTGCTGTGGGAGCGGCTGCAGGTGCCTGCGGAGGAAAGGGAAGCCTTTGCCCCCTACATGGTGGGAGCCAAAGCCGCCATCATGGATGCTGTAAGGAATACTAAAGGCCTGAGGCCTCGGACCAGCAGCAGTGGTTCCTGTGCCAAGCCAACAGGGAGAAGGGGTGCTTCGTGCTGGGCAGTTGCGCTCAGGATCAAAGGGGAGCTGTTTCAAACCTTCCTCTGCCTGCTCCGAATCCCAGTGCACCCTGAGAGCCCCCCTCATGTTCTGTGGTGcacgcaggaggggagagggggtcaGTGCCATCAGGGCGTGTGTTGACCCTTTGCTCTTCCCCGTTTAGCTGAAACTGGAAGTGGATCGTTTGCAAGAGCTGAAGTTTCAGAACATCAGAAATGTGGTGGAGGCCACCCGGGCCGAGCTGGCAGACTACTGGGACAAGTGTTTTTATGGGGATGAGCAGAGGCGAGCCTTCTACCCCTACTATGAAGGTGAGCAAGTAGACCCTtccccagctgttgctgctgGGTATAGATTGCTTGACTGTGGCCTCTTCCTACTGGGCATCCtgtttttcccttctccttcccagatGACTtcactgaagagctgctgcagcagcatgaAGATGAAGTTTCCCGGTTAAAGCAGTGCTATGAAAGGCATCAAGAGCTGTTTGAATCCATCCACAAGTGGGAGAAGAACTGGCGCCTCTTCCAGGAGCTTGAGGTACAGCCAGAAGCCACACAGGTGGCCAGATGTCTGGTGCTGGGCCAGGTGGGAAGCCGCTGAGGGCCAGCCTAGGGTGGCTTCCCAAGCACAAGAGGCCTGCCCATTTCCCAACTTCTCCCTTTTCAGAGGAAGGCGACGGACCCCAGCCGCTTCACCAACCGAGGGGGTAACCTTCTGAAAGAGGAGAAGCTGCGAGCGAAACTTCAGAAGACTCTTCCAAAGGCATGTGGCCCTTTCTGCCCTTGGGAGGGACTGAGGCAGTAGGCCCAACCAGCCTGCTGTTTGCTTTGCACCCTGGTTGTGTAGCTTAGCTGAAGCCAGTTGTCTCTCgttgcagctggaggaggagctaAAGGGGCGTGTGGAGCTctgggagcaggagcaggagcaggcctTCCTGGTGAATGGGCAGCGCTTCATGGAGTATGTGGCAGAGCAGTGGCAGCTCCACCacatggagaaggagaaggaaaagcagGAGCGAGTGAGTGAACAAGCTGAGAGCCCTCAAGCAGCTTCCATCTCCGCATCACTTAACAAGGACCCCTTTGTCCTCCTTGCTTTACTCTGAAAAACAGACTCCTTTTTCTCTTCTCTGGCTGGTGACTGAAATCACAGGCGGCTTGGCCAAGGTCTCCAAAGGATGGGAATGAGCTGAACCATCCGCACTGGGTGTTTGAGGCCTTGCTTTGTGCGTCTGAAGTACAGGGGAGAGGGAGATATATTTTGGAGCAATGGTCCCAAAGCTGACACATGCTGCTGTGAGAACCACCCAGTAATTTGAAGCTTAAAATTAGCTGCTGGGCTATCTTGGGCAACCTGATCAGGAGTCATCAGTACCCCTCTGGCAGTGGGTAGGTAGGCTGAAGAGAAGATGCCTGCAGAGGACTTCAGTCCCACCAGTCTTGTAGCCAGACATGAAGGACTTCTTGCTGCCTTCCCTTTTTGTGGCTAATCTAACTCACTTGCTTGCCATCCCCTTCTGGGGCTTCTGTGAATACCAATCACCCAATTCCTTTTTCTTCCAGCAACTCAAGAAGTCCCGCCAAATTGAGGAGGAGATGATGTATGGCAGCACCCCACGGACCCCCAACAAGAGACGGGGCTTGGGCTTCATCACACCCAGCAAAGTGCGGAAGGTCCGTGTTGCCATGTGATGCTTCATGCAGAAGgggcactttctttctttctttgtttgttcgTTCCCTAGTACCACATGTGCAATGAATTATGAATTTCGGTGGTTTTTTTGGTTATTCTTGAAATAGTTATGGGATGGCAGTGTGGCTTTTGTTGAGCATTTCGATTGTACAGTAATGTAGAAAAGTGGTGTACAAATtagcaatgaaataaaaatgctggaaatgtaaacattAGTGCAATAAAACCAAATGGTTTTCATTGACCAAGGAAAAAATGCCCAAGGAGCCAAAGAGAATTGAGAATCCCTCACAGTGGCTGCAAGAACCTGTTTTTGCAAAATACTGAGTGGAAACGCAAATTCCAGGAATAgctgaaataaaaagcaaagaTGTGTGAATCACAAAGCTCACACAAGAGGAAAGGAGGCAAACCTAATAAATTTCTGCAGAACTACAGTATATTTACTGATTGATAGTCTAGCAAGGTATATTCCTCAGGAGATGATGTAATAGTAAATAGCATAGCTATAACCCTTTATTAATCCTGACCTTTTGCacaatattttcttttatataaaaaaaaccaaatcctATGGTGCAGCCACATCCAGAGCATTATACACAGTTCTGCTTGCTCTTAATATGTATCCACACACCCTTCCGATATTTGATAGGGTTGGAGATGGTGtagaaaaggagagggggggagagcgGCACCTCCACTGTGAAGAGATGTTTTATTGCTAGGTGCTTGGGGTGGGAAGAAAGTGCTTTTGCCACCTGGAGTTAGGGAGAGCGCACTTGTGTTAACTCATGGCTTTTTCTTGCAGCTTAACACCACAGCTACCCCGAACAGCACCATCCGTTCAGCATTTGGGGGCTCTCTGTTCCACTCCCCAACACCCCACCCAGCACTCTCTGGAGGAAAAGTAAGCAGCAGCTGCTGGTATCTAAATTCTTCCTGTTTCCAACATTCAGACCTGGGTGCAAATCTTTATAGCTACGCATGGACCCAAGAGGGAAATTATCAGCAAGGGCTGGGGGCAACCTCATGGTTTACTGAAGTGCaagaaattttttatttttaaaaaagtgttaatgTTTATTACTTGCTTTGTAACACATTATTTAGGCAGCATGCATTTCTTCCTCCCAACCATCTTAAGCAACGGGTACTGCAAGTAGAAAAGAGGCCACTTTTATGCCAAGTCAGAAGAATGCAGTGCCCTCGTAGAATGTTGTTCTGTGTTGTCCCCCACCCACTCCTGTGGCTTACTGGTTCTTGGTTGCTCAGTAACCTTTTCTGTGTTGCTTCTCTGCAGGGCTCCCGGAAGCTTGTTGTCAAAAGCTCTAACCTCCAGTGCTGCTCCCCTCTGCCTCCACAGCCTCTCCGGACTCCCAGCCGCATGGCCCCCAAGTCCCCTCGCCCAGGACCCATGGAGCACAACAAGGAGAACGTCGCTCAGCTCAACAGAACAGTTCTGAGCGGTGGGTGCACCCCTGCAGCCCCTGCCCAGAGCACCTGCAGCATTAACTCTGTTGCCAGCACCTATTCCGAGTTTGCGGTAATTTCCCTCTTCTCTCAACGCCTCTAACCTGACAGCCACCACTCTCAGCAACTGGGCTGCCAGCTGCCCTTGCCTGCCCCACTCATTCCCTTGGGGAGCCACAGGCCACCCAGGATGCTGTGAGCCACCCTTGAACTGTAATGAAGCATGCAGTACAACGGTAATCATTTCACATTTTCCTTCCCAAGAGCACCCCCTCCCTAGCTGAGCCAACCTCCTAATGCAACGAGCCAGCTGTCCACTCTCCTCTGCCTGGTTGGTCTCAAACATGGATGGCACCTGGCCCCACACGTGGCTTGCAGTGGCACTTTATGGATAAACTCAGGTTGCATGTGAGCCTATGTAATAAAGCCCTAGCCCCATGTATGTGTTTTATGGAATGGAAAGCAGCTTTGGGGAGCATAGAgcagtggggagggaaagagTGTACCTGGACACTGGGAGGGGGGACATTTGGAATGGGGTTAAGCACCTCTTTATTCCCCTTGCATGTGTTTGCCTGCAATATACCTGCACGGAGCTTGGTGTCGGTGGGAAGGTGGGTTGTGTGGTGTTGGTACACCTTCCCTTCTGCCCTGGGCTGGGACTTCCACACTCACAAGAGGGTCTCCACTGCTCTTTGATCCAGCTTGCTCAGTTACATCACATAGAATTTATCTTTTCACAGCAAGAACTTTCAAAGGCTTCCAGATCTGACTTCAAATCCCGCATCCTTAACTCCACGGTTTCCAATGCTGAGAGCTGACGGGGAGCTTGTACACAGCGGCAAAGGAAGGTAGCCAAAGGAGCTGGCACCACTGGACTTCCCTCCTGGGGTTAGGCAAAGCCGTGTGCCTCCCTGCTTGGCCCTGTTGCCCGTGGCAATGGAGGCAGGGCCACTTTTAACTATTTGTTCCTTGTTTTTaccacactgatttttttaaacaattttttttgtatattaaaaagaataaaatgtaaatgtTGCAAAGGGTTTCTTATAAGTAAGCCTA carries:
- the PRC1 gene encoding protein regulator of cytokinesis 1 isoform X3, producing MRKSEVLASESVACLNQALFQLRDIWEEIGIPEDQRLQRTEVVKKHVKGLLDMMIAEEENLKERLLKSIAVCRKELVILCKELQLAPFEEDEETTILQLEKDLRTRVEVMLKQKRERKQELKVLQERDREMCDLLCTAPYDIDSEAVPSLAELDHFRRHLAGLATEKERRQKEFLDTKRQIILCMEELEHTPDTSFERDVVCEEEDAFCLSEDNIAALKDLLQQLESRRAQKEALCQELRSRIRVLWERLQVPAEEREAFAPYMVGAKAAIMDALKLEVDRLQELKFQNIRNVVEATRAELADYWDKCFYGDEQRRAFYPYYEDDFTEELLQQHEDEVSRLKQCYERHQELFESIHKWEKNWRLFQELERKATDPSRFTNRGGNLLKEEKLRAKLQKTLPKLEEELKGRVELWEQEQEQAFLVNGQRFMEYVAEQWQLHHMEKEKEKQERQLKKSRQIEEEMMYGSTPRTPNKRRGLGFITPSKVRKLNTTATPNSTIRSAFGGSLFHSPTPHPALSGGKGSRKLVVKSSNLQCCSPLPPQPLRTPSRMAPKSPRPGPMEHNKENVAQLNRTVLSARTFKGFQI
- the PRC1 gene encoding protein regulator of cytokinesis 1 isoform X1, whose amino-acid sequence is MRKSEVLASESVACLNQALFQLRDIWEEIGIPEDQRLQRTEVVKKHVKGLLDMMIAEEENLKERLLKSIAVCRKELVILCKELQLAPFEEDEETTILQLEKDLRTRVEVMLKQKRERKQELKVLQERDREMCDLLCTAPYDIDSEAVPSLAELDHFRRHLAGLATEKERRQKEFLDTKRQIILCMEELEHTPDTSFERDVVCEEEDAFCLSEDNIAALKDLLQQLESRRAQKEALCQELRSRIRVLWERLQVPAEEREAFAPYMVGAKAAIMDALKLEVDRLQELKFQNIRNVVEATRAELADYWDKCFYGDEQRRAFYPYYEDDFTEELLQQHEDEVSRLKQCYERHQELFESIHKWEKNWRLFQELERKATDPSRFTNRGGNLLKEEKLRAKLQKTLPKLEEELKGRVELWEQEQEQAFLVNGQRFMEYVAEQWQLHHMEKEKEKQERQLKKSRQIEEEMMYGSTPRTPNKRRGLGFITPSKVRKLNTTATPNSTIRSAFGGSLFHSPTPHPALSGGKGSRKLVVKSSNLQCCSPLPPQPLRTPSRMAPKSPRPGPMEHNKENVAQLNRTVLSGGCTPAAPAQSTCSINSVASTYSEFAQELSKASRSDFKSRILNSTVSNAES
- the PRC1 gene encoding protein regulator of cytokinesis 1 isoform X4, whose amino-acid sequence is MRKSEVLASESVACLNQALFQLRDIWEEIGIPEDQRLQRTEVVKKHVKGLLDMMIAEEENLKERLLKSIAVCRKELVILCKELQLAPFEEDEETTILQLEKDLRTRVEVMLKQKRERKQELKVLQERDREMCDLLCTAPYDIDSEAVPSLAELDHFRRHLAGLATEKERRQKEFLDTKRQIILCMEELEHTPDTSFERDVVCEEEDAFCLSEDNIAALKDLLQQLESRRAQKEALCQELRSRIRVLWERLQVPAEEREAFAPYMVGAKAAIMDALKLEVDRLQELKFQNIRNVVEATRAELADYWDKCFYGDEQRRAFYPYYEDDFTEELLQQHEDEVSRLKQCYERHQELFESIHKWEKNWRLFQELERKATDPSRFTNRGGNLLKEEKLRAKLQKTLPKLEEELKGRVELWEQEQEQAFLVNGQRFMEYVAEQWQLHHMEKEKEKQERQLKKSRQIEEEMMYGSTPRTPNKRRGLGFITPSKVRKLNTTATPNSTIRSAFGGSLFHSPTPHPALSGGKPLRTPSRMAPKSPRPGPMEHNKENVAQLNRTVLSARTFKGFQI
- the PRC1 gene encoding protein regulator of cytokinesis 1 isoform X2 produces the protein MRKSEVLASESVACLNQALFQLRDIWEEIGIPEDQRLQRTEVVKKHVKGLLDMMIAEEENLKERLLKSIAVCRKELVILCKELQLAPFEEDEETTILQLEKDLRTRVEVMLKQKRERKQELKVLQERDREMCDLLCTAPYDIDSEAVPSLAELDHFRRHLAGLATEKERRQKEFLDTKRQIILCMEELEHTPDTSFERDVVCEEEDAFCLSEDNIAALKDLLQQLESRRAQKEALCQELRSRIRVLWERLQVPAEEREAFAPYMVGAKAAIMDALKLEVDRLQELKFQNIRNVVEATRAELADYWDKCFYGDEQRRAFYPYYEDDFTEELLQQHEDEVSRLKQCYERHQELFESIHKWEKNWRLFQELERKATDPSRFTNRGGNLLKEEKLRAKLQKTLPKLEEELKGRVELWEQEQEQAFLVNGQRFMEYVAEQWQLHHMEKEKEKQERQLKKSRQIEEEMMYGSTPRTPNKRRGLGFITPSKVRKLNTTATPNSTIRSAFGGSLFHSPTPHPALSGGKPLRTPSRMAPKSPRPGPMEHNKENVAQLNRTVLSGGCTPAAPAQSTCSINSVASTYSEFAQELSKASRSDFKSRILNSTVSNAES